From the Bacteroidia bacterium genome, one window contains:
- a CDS encoding Wzz/FepE/Etk N-terminal domain-containing protein, with amino-acid sequence MADQANVSDNRPFVRSVFILLRHWRFLLGVSAAAAVLGVVFALLMPNWYKSTATFLPPNREAGLLERMAGGLSSTLKTFGIAGSKGSDGYSYVSILESRRMAEILVKEFDLMKVYEIEDGSMEKTIKALSENSAFAFDEDGRVVIDVWDKDPKRAAEIANAYFKHLNEISTELNATEARSNREFVELQYRTVQDSLRTLEEQFAAFQRRTKIYSLEEQTKATISAAGELYATLGLQKVRLSMLERSLGPDDAEVRALRIAVAELEKQVPGLGDNDLAGLLGDKVDDLPNEGLTYLRLYRDIEILSKLQGFMLPMYQQAVIDEQKQLNVLVPLDVAQPAERKDRPKRSVIVLAAGFSVFVLAIMFLLIRERFRWYAVVHPDEWASVRRTLKRKS; translated from the coding sequence ATGGCAGATCAAGCAAACGTGTCTGATAATCGCCCCTTTGTCCGCTCGGTATTCATCCTTTTGCGGCACTGGCGTTTTCTCCTCGGTGTCAGTGCGGCGGCTGCCGTACTGGGCGTTGTCTTTGCCCTGTTGATGCCCAACTGGTATAAATCGACCGCGACCTTTCTTCCGCCCAATCGTGAAGCCGGGCTGCTCGAACGTATGGCTGGAGGTTTATCCAGCACGCTCAAGACCTTCGGTATCGCGGGGAGCAAGGGCAGTGACGGATACAGCTATGTGTCGATTCTTGAGAGCCGCCGCATGGCCGAAATACTGGTGAAGGAATTCGATTTGATGAAGGTGTATGAAATCGAAGACGGGTCTATGGAGAAAACCATTAAGGCGCTGTCGGAGAATTCCGCCTTTGCGTTCGACGAAGACGGCCGCGTCGTCATCGATGTGTGGGACAAAGACCCCAAGCGTGCGGCGGAGATTGCCAACGCCTATTTCAAGCATCTCAATGAAATCAGCACGGAGCTGAACGCCACGGAAGCACGGAGCAATCGTGAATTCGTGGAGCTGCAGTACCGTACCGTACAGGACAGTCTCCGTACCCTGGAAGAGCAATTTGCCGCGTTCCAGCGACGTACAAAAATTTACTCGCTGGAAGAACAAACCAAGGCCACCATCTCCGCCGCTGGCGAGCTGTATGCCACGCTCGGTCTGCAAAAGGTACGCCTGAGTATGCTCGAACGGAGCCTTGGACCGGACGACGCCGAAGTGCGCGCCTTGCGCATCGCCGTGGCCGAGCTGGAAAAACAGGTGCCGGGATTGGGCGACAATGATCTCGCCGGCTTGTTGGGTGATAAAGTTGATGATTTGCCCAACGAGGGTTTGACCTATCTCCGTCTGTACCGCGACATAGAAATTCTCAGCAAGCTGCAGGGCTTCATGCTCCCCATGTACCAACAGGCGGTGATTGACGAACAGAAACAGCTCAATGTGCTCGTGCCCCTGGATGTTGCACAACCCGCCGAACGAAAAGACAGACCGAAGCGCTCTGTGATCGTTCTTGCCGCAGGCTTCAGCGTCTTCGTGTTGGCAATAATGTTTCTTCTCATTCGCGAGCGTTTTCGCTGGTATGCAGTTGTACATCCCGACGAGTGGGCAAGTGTACGGCGCACCCTGAAGCGCAAGAGCTAG
- a CDS encoding oligosaccharide flippase family protein, which produces MKEEQSSGGVLSQGVVSLLAYGVNFLASFVAIIGMIRIMGKEPYGVFALALQISAFTSMLADFGIGPVIMRRLAIMPQRAATIVLEASMLRLLLMLPAWLLTLGIGWLLEPGWTFFLMLNLMLCNMIVSSKLPVLRGTIEALYRSQSRMGIPTIAMAVDSIVLLGMVVLAPALFRDPVQAMLLYTISNVVGAVALAAGGWSLTKRISTEAARISWSGMKELLWSASPLALFLMLNALHVSIDTVYLKIFHGNGEVGVFNAALRFMAPLAVFPTIIAISASPYFARASAAAGSGQEDAVTRLFAQSVKTLLIGSVLLAGLGATNARELIGAPLKYAFEDAVLPLILLFIVFLPMSMNMFLVEVNNARGNIVTNSKAAAILAVVSVIAGIPLVFYYASIGAALSKLLATSLCLIFLLARSRAGIHLAMTPLVRKSAILLALLVSFRLLLDDFGLIISNGLAVAVVISGMFTQQIFSPEELRQWKEQISSMFGRRR; this is translated from the coding sequence ATGAAAGAAGAACAGAGCAGCGGGGGCGTACTCTCTCAAGGTGTTGTGTCGCTGCTTGCGTATGGCGTGAATTTCCTGGCGAGTTTTGTCGCCATCATCGGCATGATACGCATCATGGGCAAGGAGCCGTACGGCGTCTTCGCTCTCGCCTTGCAGATTTCTGCGTTCACCTCCATGCTGGCGGACTTCGGAATCGGTCCTGTGATCATGCGCCGTCTTGCCATTATGCCACAGCGCGCGGCCACCATCGTGCTGGAAGCCTCTATGCTCCGTCTGCTGCTCATGCTCCCCGCATGGTTGCTGACACTCGGGATCGGATGGTTACTGGAGCCGGGATGGACCTTCTTTCTCATGCTGAATCTGATGCTTTGTAATATGATCGTCTCTTCGAAGCTGCCCGTGCTCCGCGGAACGATCGAAGCGCTGTACCGCTCTCAATCGCGCATGGGTATCCCGACCATTGCCATGGCTGTGGATTCGATCGTACTTCTCGGGATGGTTGTACTCGCACCGGCGTTGTTTCGCGACCCGGTGCAGGCCATGCTTTTGTACACGATAAGCAACGTGGTCGGAGCGGTCGCACTTGCTGCGGGCGGTTGGTCTCTGACAAAACGCATCAGTACGGAGGCCGCACGAATCAGTTGGTCAGGCATGAAGGAACTTCTCTGGAGCGCGTCTCCCCTGGCCTTGTTCCTCATGCTGAACGCGCTGCACGTCAGTATCGACACAGTCTATCTCAAAATTTTCCATGGAAACGGAGAAGTCGGTGTATTCAATGCCGCGCTCCGGTTTATGGCGCCGCTGGCGGTGTTCCCGACGATTATCGCCATTTCGGCTTCTCCCTACTTCGCGCGCGCGAGTGCCGCGGCAGGATCGGGTCAGGAAGACGCCGTGACGAGGTTGTTTGCCCAATCCGTCAAAACGCTTCTTATCGGATCAGTACTCCTTGCGGGACTTGGCGCAACCAACGCCCGCGAACTGATCGGCGCGCCCCTCAAGTACGCGTTCGAGGATGCGGTGCTACCGCTGATACTCCTGTTCATCGTGTTCTTGCCGATGTCGATGAACATGTTCCTCGTTGAAGTGAACAATGCGCGTGGTAATATCGTGACCAACAGCAAGGCGGCCGCGATTCTCGCAGTGGTAAGTGTGATAGCTGGCATTCCTCTTGTCTTCTATTACGCTTCCATCGGCGCCGCATTGAGCAAACTTCTTGCCACCTCGCTCTGTCTGATTTTTCTGTTAGCCAGGTCACGCGCAGGGATACACCTCGCGATGACTCCGCTGGTGCGGAAAAGTGCCATCCTGCTCGCACTTCTGGTGTCTTTTCGTCTCTTGCTCGATGACTTTGGCCTCATTATTTCGAACGGCCTCGCTGTTGCTGTCGTCATTTCCGGAATGTTTACGCAACAAATATTCAGCCCCGAGGAACTGCGGCAATGGAAGGAGCAAATATCGTCGATGTTCGGGAGACGACGTTGA
- a CDS encoding glycosyltransferase: MEGANIVDVRETTLTGLDLVTAGILSYNRVTDLRRTLTAVLSIENLAVLVLDNGSSDGSRELLEEAVTRYPTRLTVQLRNENIGIAARNEMFAHVTTPFLLSLDDDSWPRSAEDVHAMLRLMQSDDTIAAVCASCVHPDTGVAETAGIERFAGGGSADTGYDVVNIAAGGTMLRMAAVRETDGYGADFFWGREENDLAFQLLSKGWRVVYYPSALVWHAMSPVGRDVYGRLRMVTRNSLWLLWKYFPLTVSLPLALLFALRRLLPVVKDFRRLRPVLDGLREGFGGMGRMRAYAMVFDTAMTLRLRHWFLKLLYE; this comes from the coding sequence ATGGAAGGAGCAAATATCGTCGATGTTCGGGAGACGACGTTGACAGGACTCGACCTGGTTACCGCCGGAATACTCAGTTATAACCGCGTAACGGATTTACGACGGACCCTTACCGCAGTACTCTCCATCGAGAACCTCGCGGTACTTGTGCTCGACAATGGTTCAAGCGATGGCTCGCGCGAGCTGCTGGAGGAGGCGGTGACGCGCTATCCAACACGACTCACCGTACAGCTGAGAAACGAGAACATCGGCATAGCCGCGCGTAACGAGATGTTTGCGCATGTTACAACCCCATTTCTTCTCTCGTTGGACGATGACAGTTGGCCGCGCTCCGCCGAGGATGTGCATGCGATGCTCCGTCTCATGCAGAGTGACGACACAATCGCGGCGGTCTGCGCGTCCTGTGTCCATCCTGACACGGGCGTTGCGGAAACGGCAGGTATCGAGCGCTTTGCCGGAGGCGGCTCTGCGGACACGGGCTATGACGTGGTGAATATTGCCGCGGGAGGGACCATGCTGCGCATGGCAGCTGTGCGTGAAACCGACGGTTATGGCGCTGATTTTTTCTGGGGTCGGGAAGAGAACGACCTCGCCTTTCAACTTCTCAGCAAGGGTTGGCGCGTCGTGTACTATCCTTCCGCCCTCGTCTGGCATGCCATGTCCCCCGTGGGTCGCGACGTGTACGGACGGCTGCGCATGGTAACGCGCAACTCTCTGTGGCTCCTCTGGAAGTACTTTCCTCTCACCGTATCCCTGCCTTTGGCGCTGCTGTTCGCGCTTCGCCGTCTTCTTCCTGTCGTAAAGGACTTCCGCCGACTGCGGCCCGTCCTCGACGGCTTGCGTGAGGGATTCGGCGGGATGGGCCGGATGCGCGCATATGCCATGGTGTTTGATACCGCTATGACGTTGCGCCTTCGCCATTGGTTTCTGAAATTGCTGTATGAGTAG